The Streptomyces armeniacus genomic interval CCGGCGCGCACCTGCTGCTCGTCGGCGACGTCGACCAGCTGCCGTCGGTCGGCGCCGGCGAGGTGCTGCGCGACCTGCTCGCCAAGGACGGCCCGGTGCCCGCCGTGCGGCTCACCCGGATCTTCCGGCAGGCGCAGCAGTCGGGCGTCGTCACCAACGCGCACCGCATCAACTCCGGTGTGCCGCCCGTCACCCAGGGCCTGCCGGACTTCTTCCTGTTCGCCGAGGACGACACGGAGGAGGCGGGGAGGCTGACCGTGGACGTGGTGGCCCGCCGCATCCCCGCGAAGTTCGGCCTCGACCCGCGCCGCGACGTGCAGGTGCTGGCCCCGATGCACCGCGGCCCGGCCGGCGCGGGCACCCTCAACGGGCTGCTCCAGCAGGCCGTCACGCCCACGCGGCCCGGCCTGCCGGAGAAGCGGTTCGGAGGGCGGGTCTTCCGGGTAGGCGACAAGGTCACACAGATCCGCAACAACTACGAGAAGGGCGCGAACGGCGTCTTCAACGGCACCGTGGGTGTCGTCACCGGGCTCGACCCGGACGACCAGCGGCTGACCGTGCGCACCGACGAGGACGAGGAGGTGCCGTACGACTTCGACGAGCTGGACGAGCTGGCGCATGCCTACGCCGTCACCATCCACCGCTCCCAGGGCAGCGAGTATCCGGCTGTCGTGATCCCGGTGACGACCAGTGCCTGGATGATGCTGCAGCGTAATCTCCTCTACACCGCCGTCACCCGGGCCAAGCGCCTGGTGGTGCTGGTCGGCTCGCACAGAGCCATCGGGCAGGCGGTGCGCACGGTCTCGGCGGGACGCCGCTGCACCGCGCTCGACCACCGGCTGTCCGGCGCCGCGGGGCTCGCGACGGGAGTCTGACGGAGGCCCGCGGCCTGTTGGCGGGCCTCCGGGGCGACAGCACATTGCCGCGGGGGTGACCACCGGGCCCACAGGGTGCAGGATGGTCTTAGATACGGCACTCCGTGCCACCATGGAGCCCTTTGGCCGACCCCGAGTGCACCGCACAGCACCAAATGGGGGACAGTGGAAGGGTCAGGGCACCTCGAAGATGAGGCACTACCTCCGGTGAGGGAAGACGTGAGCGAACACCCCCGCGAAAGTGACAGCGCTGTCGTACTCCGGTACGGAGACAGCGAGTACAGCTACCCGGTCGTGGACAGCACGGTCGGCGACCGTGGCTTCGACATCGGCAAGCTGCGCGCCGATACCGGTCTGGTGACCCTGGACTCCGGCTACGGCAACACCGCCGCGTACAAATCCGCCATCACCTATCTCGACGGCGAGAAGGGCATCCTGCGCTACCGCGGATACCCCATCGAACAGCTCGCCGAGCGCGGCTCGTTCATCGAGACGGCCTACCTGCTGATCAACGGCGAACTGCCCACCGTCGACGAGCTGGCCAACTTCAAGAACGAGATCACGCAGCACACCCTGCTGCACGAGGACGTCAAGCGGTTCTACGACGGCTTCCCGCGGGACGCGCATCCGATGGCGATGCTGTCCTCCGTGGTGAGCGCCCTGTCGACGTTCTACCAGGACAGCCACAACCCGTTCGACGAGAAGCAGCGCCACCTCTCGACGATCCGGCTGCTGGCCAAGCTGCCCACCATCGCCGCGTACGCGTACAAGAAGTCCGTCGGCCACCCGGTGATCTACCCGAGCAACGACCTGGGCTACGTGGAGAACTTCCTCCGCATGACCTTCTCGGTGCCCGCGGCGCAGTACGACCTGGACCCGGTCGTCGTCAGCGCCCTCGACAAGCTGCTCATCCTGCACGCGGACCACGAGCAGAACTGCTCGACGTCCACCGTGCGGCTGGTCGGCTCCTCGCAGGCGAACATGTTCGCCTCGGTCTCCGCCGGCATCAACGCCCTCTGGGGCCCGCTGCACGGCGGCGCCAACCAGAGCGTGCTGGAGATGCTGGAGGCGATCCGCGCCGACGGCGGCGACGTCGACAACTTCATCCGCAAGGTGAAGAACAAGGAGAGCGGCGCGAAGCTGATGGGCTTCGGGCACCGCGTCTACAAGAACTTCGACCCCCGGGCGAAGATCATCAAGGCGGCGGCGCACGACGTCCTCTCGGCGCTCGGCAAGAGCGACGAGCTGCTCGACATCGCGCTCCGGCTCGAGGAGCACGCGCTCAGCGACGACTACTTCGTGGAGCGCAAGCTCTACCCGAACGTCGACTTCTACACGGGCCTGATCTACCGTGCCATGGGCTTCCCGACGACCATGTTCACGGTGCTGTTCGCGCTCGGCCGGCTGCCGGGCTGGATCGCCCAGTGGCACGAGATGATCAAGGAGCCGGGCTCCCGTATCGGCCGTCCGCGGCAGATCTACACCGGCGTTGTCGAGCGGGACTACGTGCCGGTCGAATCCCGCTGAGAGCCCCGCTGAGCAGTCGTAAGACGCCGGCATATGCGCAGGCCCCGGTTCAACTGGACCGGGGCCTTCCGTATGTGGCTCTACTGTGACCACCTGTGAGACGTAGCTCACAAAATTGGGGGGTAACCATTGAGCCGGGTCGCGGGTCTAACCGGTGTGGCGTCGGCACCCGGCGGAGTCGTCGTCGTAACGGTACGCGTGCAACGGGGAACCTTGAGCGGCCTCCCGGCGTACGTGTTTCCAGAAAGCGCCCGGCCAGGATCCCGTGGGGGGAATCCATGACCGGGACAAGGGGAACGCCCCGTAGGCAGGCCCGTGGGGGGACCTGTCGCGGGGCGTTCCCTCTTTCCTGCGGGCCTCGCGCCGGGCGCTCCCGCTCTCAGCGGTCAGGCCCTGCCGACGAGTTCGTACCCGGCCTCGTCAACGGCCGCCCGTACGGCCTCGTCGTCCGGCTCCTCCGTGAAGGTGACGGTCACCAGGCCGGTGTCGGCCGCCGCCTGCACCGCGGACACGCCCTCGATCTCGGACAGTTCGCTGGAGACGGCCCCTTCGCAGTGACCGCAGCTCATGCCGGTGACCTTGTATGTGGTGACGTTGCTCATGGACTCGCTCCCTGGTGGTGACATGCGCTCGTGATGGGTGCCGCCCAGCGGCTCTCCATACCCCCCAAGGGTATCTCATCGGTCGCCTCGGTGCCGGGGGCGCCGTACGACCCAGTCCCGGATCGTGTCCGCGAACCAGTACGGCCTGCCGCCCTCCACCCGGTCCGGTGGGGGCAGCAGGCCGTTCTTGCGGTAGGACCGCACGGTGTCGGGCTGGACGCTGATGTGCGCGGCGATTTCCTTGTAGGTCCAGAGTCGGCGGTCGGCCATGTTGCGGCACCTCCCAGAGAGCGACTGTTGGTCAATCACTCTGTGTCCGGTGAACGACTCAGCGTGACCGCCGCGAGGCGCTGTGCGCCGGCTGTGACACGGAACTCGCGTACTCGTTACGGTCGTTACGAAGGGGAGACGCGCTTCGGGCACCCGTACGAGTCCGCCGCGCGGCCCTCACGCGTAGAAGTCCGGCCGTTCGACGAGTTCGACCGCCGTGCGCTGCCCCGTCCGCTGCGCCTCGATGCCCGCCGCGCACACCGCCGCCGCGGCGTAGCCGTCCCAGGCGGTGGGCCCGGTGGTGCGGTCCGCGCGGGCGGCGTCCACCCACTCCTGCACCTCGAGGTCGTACGCGTCCGCGAAGCGCGCGATGAAGTCCTGCGGGATCTCACCGCCCCAGCCCGCCGGGGAGTTGACCAGCAGGTCGTGGCCCTCGCCGATGCGCGCCGTGCCGCGCTCGCAGACGGCCTCGGCCTGCACCTGGTAGCCGAAGCCGCAGGTCGCGAACATCTCGACGGTGACCACGGCGCCCTCCGTGGTCTCGAACAGCACCACCTGCGGGTCCTCCAGGCCGTCCGGCGCGAGCGACGACGGGCGCGGCCGTACGACCGTGATCGCGGCGATCTCCTGCTCCAGCAGCCAGCGGGCGCAGTCCATCTCGTGCACGACCGAGTCGCTGATCAGCATGGAGGTCGTGAAGTAGTCGTGCACCTTCACGTTGCGGTGCCGGCAGTGCATCAGCAGCGGCCGGCCCAGCGTCCCGCCCTCCAGCAGCCGCTTGAGCTTGCGGAACTCGCTGTCGAAGCGGCGCATGAAGCCGACCTGGATGCGCCGCCGCCCCAGCTTCCGTTCGGCGTCCAGCACGCGCAGCGCGCTCTCCGCGTCCGGTGTGAGCGGCTTCTCGCAGAGCACCGGCAGGTCGCGGGCGAGCGCCGCCAGCAGCTGCTCCTCGTGGGCAGGGCCGGGCGACGCGAGGAGTACGGCGTCCACGCCCGGCGCCGCCAGCGCCTCGGCCGCGTCGCCGTACGCGGTGCACCCGTCGACGGTGTCCGCGAGCCGTCGCGCCCGCGCCTCGTCCAGGTCGGCGACCGCGGCCACGTGCGCTCCGCTGATCACCTGGTCGATGCGCCGGACGTGGTCCGCGCCCATCGCGCCGGTGCCGATGACGGCCACGCCGAGGCTGGGCCGCCGGGCGAACTCCCGGGCCTGCTGCGTCATGTGCGATTCTCCTTCGGGGGGCGTACGCCGGGGTGTCAGGCGCCGCAGGAACGCAGGAAGCGGCGGGTGCGCTGGGCGATCGGCAGCGGCTGGTCGGGCGGGCACGGGTACATGTCCTGCTCGACGATCGCGAACAGGTCGACGCCGAGGCCCTGCGCGGCCGTCAGCACCGGCTCCATCTCGGGCACGCCGAGCGGCGGTTCGCACATCACACCCTGCCGTACGGCGGGACCGAACGGCGTGCCCTCGGCGATCACCGAGGCGAGGACCTCCGGGTCGACCTGCTTGAGGTGGAGGTAGCCGATCCGCTCGCCGTAGGTCTCGATGAGCTTGACGCTGTCGCCGCCGCAGTACGCGTAGTGCCCGGTGTCCAGGCAGAGGCTGACCAGTTCGGGGTCGGTCGCGTCGAGGAACCGTTCGACGTGCCGCTCGGTGTCGATGTGGGTGTCGGCGTGCGGGTGCACGACGATGCCCAGGCCGTAGTGCTCGCGTACGTCGCGGGCGAGCCGT includes:
- a CDS encoding citrate synthase, which translates into the protein MSEHPRESDSAVVLRYGDSEYSYPVVDSTVGDRGFDIGKLRADTGLVTLDSGYGNTAAYKSAITYLDGEKGILRYRGYPIEQLAERGSFIETAYLLINGELPTVDELANFKNEITQHTLLHEDVKRFYDGFPRDAHPMAMLSSVVSALSTFYQDSHNPFDEKQRHLSTIRLLAKLPTIAAYAYKKSVGHPVIYPSNDLGYVENFLRMTFSVPAAQYDLDPVVVSALDKLLILHADHEQNCSTSTVRLVGSSQANMFASVSAGINALWGPLHGGANQSVLEMLEAIRADGGDVDNFIRKVKNKESGAKLMGFGHRVYKNFDPRAKIIKAAAHDVLSALGKSDELLDIALRLEEHALSDDYFVERKLYPNVDFYTGLIYRAMGFPTTMFTVLFALGRLPGWIAQWHEMIKEPGSRIGRPRQIYTGVVERDYVPVESR
- a CDS encoding heavy-metal-associated domain-containing protein, with translation MSPPGSESMSNVTTYKVTGMSCGHCEGAVSSELSEIEGVSAVQAAADTGLVTVTFTEEPDDEAVRAAVDEAGYELVGRA
- a CDS encoding MerR family DNA-binding transcriptional regulator; the encoded protein is MADRRLWTYKEIAAHISVQPDTVRSYRKNGLLPPPDRVEGGRPYWFADTIRDWVVRRPRHRGDR
- a CDS encoding Gfo/Idh/MocA family protein — its product is MTQQAREFARRPSLGVAVIGTGAMGADHVRRIDQVISGAHVAAVADLDEARARRLADTVDGCTAYGDAAEALAAPGVDAVLLASPGPAHEEQLLAALARDLPVLCEKPLTPDAESALRVLDAERKLGRRRIQVGFMRRFDSEFRKLKRLLEGGTLGRPLLMHCRHRNVKVHDYFTTSMLISDSVVHEMDCARWLLEQEIAAITVVRPRPSSLAPDGLEDPQVVLFETTEGAVVTVEMFATCGFGYQVQAEAVCERGTARIGEGHDLLVNSPAGWGGEIPQDFIARFADAYDLEVQEWVDAARADRTTGPTAWDGYAAAAVCAAGIEAQRTGQRTAVELVERPDFYA
- a CDS encoding sugar phosphate isomerase/epimerase family protein, whose translation is MPLPANTALDRLRIGSAPDSWGVWFPDDPQQVPWSRFLDEVSQSGYDWIELGPYGYLPTDPDRLTEEVGKRGLRVSAGTVFTALHRGPAVWDETWAHVSQVAALTRAMGAGHLVVIPSFWRDDKTAELIEPSELTAEQWKHLTTGMERLARDVREHYGLGIVVHPHADTHIDTERHVERFLDATDPELVSLCLDTGHYAYCGGDSVKLIETYGERIGYLHLKQVDPEVLASVIAEGTPFGPAVRQGVMCEPPLGVPEMEPVLTAAQGLGVDLFAIVEQDMYPCPPDQPLPIAQRTRRFLRSCGA